From a single Bradyrhizobium sediminis genomic region:
- a CDS encoding acyl-CoA desaturase translates to MTSASRPTTKTAVLAAAADISPVAAGPVAARPRLALPAGVLPFQLNWPYIIVISAYHGAALLAFMPGYFSWSGFLVAILGTHLCGLFGINLCYHRLLTHRGLKCPKWLEHSMVVVAMSCLQETPARWVAIHRRHHQFSDEQPDPHSPLAGFFWAHIGWILVHQPELARLGIYERYAKDILRDRFYVALERHGWLVWINLIQMPLFFGAGFAAAWLSGETTAAAMQTGLSIMMFGVFVRTVLVWHITWAVNSVTHLWGYRSYETDEDSRNNIVVGLISNGEGWHNNHHADPRSARHGLRWWEMDNTWLTIRFLAWIGLATEVVAPSAHLAGRRTGARLITRGSNGVPAE, encoded by the coding sequence ATGACCTCAGCTTCCAGGCCAACGACCAAGACCGCGGTGCTGGCCGCCGCGGCCGATATCTCTCCGGTTGCCGCCGGTCCTGTTGCTGCGAGGCCGCGGCTGGCGCTGCCCGCGGGCGTCCTGCCGTTTCAGCTCAACTGGCCCTACATCATCGTGATATCAGCCTATCACGGTGCCGCGCTCTTGGCCTTCATGCCCGGCTATTTCAGCTGGAGCGGCTTCCTTGTCGCGATCCTCGGCACTCATCTGTGCGGCCTGTTCGGCATCAACCTCTGCTATCACCGGCTTCTCACCCACCGCGGCCTGAAGTGCCCGAAGTGGCTGGAGCATTCCATGGTGGTGGTGGCGATGTCGTGCCTGCAGGAAACGCCGGCGCGCTGGGTGGCGATCCACCGCCGGCATCATCAGTTCTCCGACGAGCAGCCCGACCCGCATAGCCCGCTCGCCGGTTTCTTCTGGGCCCATATCGGGTGGATCCTGGTCCACCAGCCGGAACTGGCGCGGCTTGGAATCTACGAACGCTACGCCAAGGACATTCTGCGCGATCGCTTCTACGTCGCGCTCGAACGCCATGGCTGGCTGGTCTGGATCAATCTCATCCAGATGCCGCTGTTCTTCGGCGCCGGATTTGCCGCAGCATGGCTGTCAGGCGAGACCACGGCGGCGGCAATGCAGACCGGGCTCAGCATCATGATGTTCGGCGTCTTCGTCCGCACCGTGCTGGTCTGGCACATCACATGGGCGGTCAATTCGGTGACCCATTTGTGGGGCTACCGGAGCTACGAGACCGACGAGGACAGCCGCAACAACATCGTTGTCGGCCTGATCTCCAATGGCGAAGGCTGGCACAACAACCACCATGCCGACCCGCGCTCGGCTCGCCATGGGCTGCGCTGGTGGGAAATGGACAATACCTGGCTCACCATCCGCTTCCTGGCGTGGATTGGCCTTGCCACCGAAGTCGTGGCGCCCAGTGCCCACCTCGCCGGACGGCGCACCGGCGCCAGACTGATCACACGCGGATCGAACGGCGTGCCGGCCGAGTAG
- a CDS encoding tetratricopeptide repeat protein: MAFALSAQSLMILGEIGSFARAEEPKLPQVVVSACRPTAGLAAFAKDPKIQYDMRKGSQFARAAVLHMHAGNYEQAFEQFDHAINVNPINPLFYIERGMARTRNDEPSRAVEDFDKAIALNPNSSVAFFGRGQAYARMSEYDRAIENLDEAIKLLPGNAAAYAIRGSAYISKREYGRAVEDIGQAIKLDPLCPLGFVYRGIAYDLNGEQDRAMVDYARAIELNPSPSAPDNFLLRGTVYRRKHDYDRAIQDFTRALELNPKDAHRLNDRCHVQAIAGAFDRALGDCNEALRIRPNDARILDSRGFTYLKMGLLDDAIADYEAALRVDPKLAISLYGRGIAKRRKGDLAGSEADVAAAKAIKPSVADELALVGVK; the protein is encoded by the coding sequence TTGGCATTTGCTCTGTCGGCGCAGTCTCTGATGATCCTGGGTGAAATCGGGAGCTTTGCCCGCGCAGAGGAACCAAAGTTACCTCAGGTGGTGGTCTCGGCTTGTCGTCCGACCGCCGGGCTTGCAGCTTTCGCGAAAGATCCGAAAATTCAATACGACATGAGGAAAGGTAGCCAGTTCGCCAGAGCCGCTGTTCTTCACATGCATGCGGGGAATTACGAGCAAGCATTCGAGCAATTCGACCATGCGATCAACGTCAACCCGATAAACCCTCTCTTTTACATCGAGCGAGGCATGGCCCGGACGAGGAACGACGAGCCTAGCCGGGCTGTCGAGGACTTCGATAAGGCAATAGCGCTTAATCCTAATTCCTCCGTTGCCTTCTTCGGCCGAGGACAGGCTTATGCCCGGATGAGCGAATATGACCGAGCCATTGAGAACCTCGACGAGGCAATCAAGCTCCTGCCAGGCAACGCTGCTGCCTACGCGATCCGTGGCTCGGCCTACATTAGCAAGCGCGAATACGGGCGAGCCGTTGAGGACATTGGTCAGGCCATCAAACTCGATCCCCTTTGCCCCCTTGGCTTCGTTTATCGGGGCATTGCCTACGATCTCAATGGCGAGCAGGACCGCGCCATGGTGGACTATGCTCGGGCGATCGAACTAAACCCGAGCCCGTCGGCTCCCGACAATTTCCTCTTGCGGGGAACTGTCTATCGCAGAAAGCACGACTACGACCGTGCCATCCAGGATTTTACCCGGGCGCTCGAACTCAATCCCAAAGATGCTCACAGATTGAACGACCGCTGCCACGTGCAGGCGATCGCCGGCGCTTTTGACAGGGCCCTGGGGGATTGCAACGAAGCGCTGCGGATACGACCTAACGATGCCCGCATTCTCGATAGCCGCGGCTTCACCTATCTTAAAATGGGGTTGCTCGACGACGCCATTGCCGACTACGAGGCCGCACTTCGCGTCGATCCGAAATTGGCAATTTCGCTCTATGGACGCGGTATAGCCAAACGGCGGAAGGGAGACCTCGCAGGGAGCGAGGCCGACGTCGCGGCGGCGAAAGCCATCAAGCCAAGTGTGGCGGACGAGTTGGCGCTGGTCGGAGTCAAGTGA
- a CDS encoding MaoC family dehydratase, which yields MRRCKPVRPGDTIQPTGIVKSKGVTANSRWVLIDVMVKNQTGEKVATGEAMVGFPPA from the coding sequence ATGCGACGCTGTAAGCCGGTCAGGCCGGGCGACACCATCCAGCCCACCGGAATCGTGAAATCGAAGGGGGTCACCGCCAATTCGCGCTGGGTCCTGATCGACGTCATGGTGAAGAACCAGACCGGCGAGAAGGTCGCGACCGGGGAGGCGATGGTGGGGTTTCCGCCGGCGTAG
- the ykgO gene encoding type B 50S ribosomal protein L36: MKVRNSLKSLRGRHRNNRLVRRKGRVYVINKVQRRFKARQG, encoded by the coding sequence ATGAAGGTCCGTAACTCGCTGAAATCGCTGCGTGGCCGCCACCGCAACAACCGTCTGGTCCGCCGCAAGGGCCGGGTTTACGTGATCAACAAGGTTCAGCGCCGTTTCAAGGCGCGCCAGGGTTGA